A region of Oncorhynchus masou masou isolate Uvic2021 chromosome 29, UVic_Omas_1.1, whole genome shotgun sequence DNA encodes the following proteins:
- the LOC135521012 gene encoding protein asteroid homolog 1-like isoform X2 produces the protein MGIQGLTGFIDQCGTLLKDGHFRNSKVVIDGSNIYHFLYFNSSVDQQHGGDYEDNVCKFFKALRDCGIEPYVIIDGGSDHNDKKFETLRKRAESKIDTANKLSRGLCRDRIIPTLARQVFKQVMSSLRVPFAQAIFEADQEIASLAQRWNCPVLSNDNDFYIFDIQAGFLPMSHFQWQNSSVQNDIPCKRYTTTSFCRHFNINSQLLPVFAAIAGNDYVNLNKMGFSFRWKDNSPMGPNRKPRFVFFNKLLKWLASFQEKQDALENVPLIRHGENDMDTALQALFQGIETYQIQPECLERFFNDGEAPDPGLLPVHLSVLPDWTLLPLTKGTLPPYMIYILQRRPVIQGVQVEDHSLPSGNITSRHIRQVFYGMLLGEGSEVEEYDREDTNLTSSMVTAILPSAAQQLQLAMLNQAPHSVRLEVFLETVGVSQSTLNGVPPHLRLAMAVTYYWQRRAHPRPDLPLLQALLLGLVYAEFCRQRKSQREGPVLERMRGLIQRHALSPDLGVAHVFSQWNRCMRDGLDLNQLLCLPLPEPQCAWLYKGTLLHQLVGQLRRGVTPDSLLMEDPSSVQLYRAMLEAILNS, from the exons ATGGGTATCCAGGGTTTGACCGGCTTCATAGATCAGTGTGGAACACTTTTAAAAGACGGTCATTTCAGAAACAGCAAGGTGGTCATAGATGGTAGTAATATCTATCACTTTCTTTATTTTAACTCAAGTGTGGATCAGCAGCATGGAGGGGATTATGAAGACAATGTCTGCAAGTTCTTTAAGGCGCTGAGAGATTGTGGCATTGAACCTTATGTGATTATAGACGGAGGCTCCGACCACAACGACAAAAAGTTTGAAACTCTCAGAAAACGAGCTGAATCAAAGATCGACACAGCCAACAAGTTGTCCAGGGGGCTTTGCAGGGACAGGATAATACCAACCCTTGCCAGACAAGTCTTTAAACAGGTTATGTCCAGCTTAAGGGTCCCGTTCGCACAGGCTATTTTTGAGGCAGACCAAGAAATAGCCTCACTGGCTCAAAGGTGGAACTGTCCGGTCCTGTCTAATGACAATGacttttatatttttgacatccAGGCAGGATTTCTTCCCATGTCCCATTTTCAGTGGCAGAACTCGTCAGTGCAAAATGACATCCCCTGCAAGCGGTACACCACAACAAGCTTCTGCAGACACTTCAACATCAACAGCCAGCTTCTCCCAGTCTTCGCTGCCATCGCAGGAAACGACTATGTCAACTTGAATAAGATGGGCTTTTCCTTCAGGTGGAAAGACAACTCGCCAATGGGACCCAATCGAAAGCCAA GGTTTGTCTTTTTCAACAAGTTGCTGAAATGGCTGGCCAGTTTCCAGGAGAAGCAGGATGCCTTGGAAAATGTGCCCCTCATTCGTCATGGGGAAAACGACATGGATACTGCCCTCCAGGCCCTCTTTCAGGGCATAGAAACATACCAGATTCAACCCGAATGCCTGGAGCGTTTCTTCAATGATGGCGAGGCTCCTGATCCCGGCCTTCTCCCAGTCCATCTGAGTGTCCTTCCAGACTGGACCCTGCTGCCGTTGACGAAGGGGACACTTCCCCCCTACATGATATACATTCTGCAGCGGAGGCCAGTGATACAAGGTGTCCAAGTGGAAGATCACAGCTTGCCCAGTGGGAACATCACCTCTCGGCACATACGGCAGGTATTCTACGGGATGCTGCTGGGTGAGGGGAGTGAAGTGGAGGAGTACGACAGGGAAGACACAAACCTGACCAGCAGCATGGTTACAGCCATCCTGCCCAGTGCTGCACAACAGCTGCAGCTGGCCATGTTGAATCAG GCTCCACATTCAGTGCGGCTTGAGGTGTTTTTGGAGACCGTTGGTGTGTCCCAGTCCACTTTGAATGGTGTCCCACCTCACCTGAGACTTGCTATGGCTGTTACCTACTACTGGCAGAGGCGCGCCCATCCCCGACCAGACCTTCCTCTCCTGCAGGCCCTACTACTAGGACTGGTGTATGCAGAGTTCTGCAGACAGAGGAAGAGCCAGAGAG AGGGACCAGTgttggagaggatgagaggactgATTCAGAGACATGCTTTGAGTCCAGACCTGGGTGTGGCCCACGTCTTTAGCCAATGGAATCGTTGCATGAGGGATGGCCTTGACCTGAACCAACTgctgtgtctccctctacctgAACCTCAGTGTGCCTG GCTGTACAAAGGAACTCTGCTGCACCAGCTTGTGGGCCAACTGAGACGGGGGGTGACCCCGGATTCTCTCCTGATGGAAGACCCTTCCTCTGTGCAGCTGTACAGAGCCATGCTGGAAGCCATACTCAACTCCTAG
- the LOC135521012 gene encoding protein asteroid homolog 1-like isoform X1, whose protein sequence is MGIQGLTGFIDQCGTLLKDGHFRNSKVVIDGSNIYHFLYFNSSVDQQHGGDYEDNVCKFFKALRDCGIEPYVIIDGGSDHNDKKFETLRKRAESKIDTANKLSRGLCRDRIIPTLARQVFKQVMSSLRVPFAQAIFEADQEIASLAQRWNCPVLSNDNDFYIFDIQAGFLPMSHFQWQNSSVQNDIPCKRYTTTSFCRHFNINSQLLPVFAAIAGNDYVNLNKMGFSFRWKDNSPMGPNRKPRFVFFNKLLKWLASFQEKQDALENVPLIRHGENDMDTALQALFQGIETYQIQPECLERFFNDGEAPDPGLLPVHLSVLPDWTLLPLTKGTLPPYMIYILQRRPVIQGVQVEDHSLPSGNITSRHIRQVFYGMLLGEGSEVEEYDREDTNLTSSMVTAILPSAAQQLQLAMLNQAPHSVRLEVFLETVGVSQSTLNGVPPHLRLAMAVTYYWQRRAHPRPDLPLLQALLLGLVYAEFCRQRKSQRGFIEGPVLERMRGLIQRHALSPDLGVAHVFSQWNRCMRDGLDLNQLLCLPLPEPQCAWLYKGTLLHQLVGQLRRGVTPDSLLMEDPSSVQLYRAMLEAILNS, encoded by the exons ATGGGTATCCAGGGTTTGACCGGCTTCATAGATCAGTGTGGAACACTTTTAAAAGACGGTCATTTCAGAAACAGCAAGGTGGTCATAGATGGTAGTAATATCTATCACTTTCTTTATTTTAACTCAAGTGTGGATCAGCAGCATGGAGGGGATTATGAAGACAATGTCTGCAAGTTCTTTAAGGCGCTGAGAGATTGTGGCATTGAACCTTATGTGATTATAGACGGAGGCTCCGACCACAACGACAAAAAGTTTGAAACTCTCAGAAAACGAGCTGAATCAAAGATCGACACAGCCAACAAGTTGTCCAGGGGGCTTTGCAGGGACAGGATAATACCAACCCTTGCCAGACAAGTCTTTAAACAGGTTATGTCCAGCTTAAGGGTCCCGTTCGCACAGGCTATTTTTGAGGCAGACCAAGAAATAGCCTCACTGGCTCAAAGGTGGAACTGTCCGGTCCTGTCTAATGACAATGacttttatatttttgacatccAGGCAGGATTTCTTCCCATGTCCCATTTTCAGTGGCAGAACTCGTCAGTGCAAAATGACATCCCCTGCAAGCGGTACACCACAACAAGCTTCTGCAGACACTTCAACATCAACAGCCAGCTTCTCCCAGTCTTCGCTGCCATCGCAGGAAACGACTATGTCAACTTGAATAAGATGGGCTTTTCCTTCAGGTGGAAAGACAACTCGCCAATGGGACCCAATCGAAAGCCAA GGTTTGTCTTTTTCAACAAGTTGCTGAAATGGCTGGCCAGTTTCCAGGAGAAGCAGGATGCCTTGGAAAATGTGCCCCTCATTCGTCATGGGGAAAACGACATGGATACTGCCCTCCAGGCCCTCTTTCAGGGCATAGAAACATACCAGATTCAACCCGAATGCCTGGAGCGTTTCTTCAATGATGGCGAGGCTCCTGATCCCGGCCTTCTCCCAGTCCATCTGAGTGTCCTTCCAGACTGGACCCTGCTGCCGTTGACGAAGGGGACACTTCCCCCCTACATGATATACATTCTGCAGCGGAGGCCAGTGATACAAGGTGTCCAAGTGGAAGATCACAGCTTGCCCAGTGGGAACATCACCTCTCGGCACATACGGCAGGTATTCTACGGGATGCTGCTGGGTGAGGGGAGTGAAGTGGAGGAGTACGACAGGGAAGACACAAACCTGACCAGCAGCATGGTTACAGCCATCCTGCCCAGTGCTGCACAACAGCTGCAGCTGGCCATGTTGAATCAG GCTCCACATTCAGTGCGGCTTGAGGTGTTTTTGGAGACCGTTGGTGTGTCCCAGTCCACTTTGAATGGTGTCCCACCTCACCTGAGACTTGCTATGGCTGTTACCTACTACTGGCAGAGGCGCGCCCATCCCCGACCAGACCTTCCTCTCCTGCAGGCCCTACTACTAGGACTGGTGTATGCAGAGTTCTGCAGACAGAGGAAGAGCCAGAGAG GGTTTATAGAGGGACCAGTgttggagaggatgagaggactgATTCAGAGACATGCTTTGAGTCCAGACCTGGGTGTGGCCCACGTCTTTAGCCAATGGAATCGTTGCATGAGGGATGGCCTTGACCTGAACCAACTgctgtgtctccctctacctgAACCTCAGTGTGCCTG GCTGTACAAAGGAACTCTGCTGCACCAGCTTGTGGGCCAACTGAGACGGGGGGTGACCCCGGATTCTCTCCTGATGGAAGACCCTTCCTCTGTGCAGCTGTACAGAGCCATGCTGGAAGCCATACTCAACTCCTAG